ACGTCACCCTCCCGACGCTGTTGTACGGCGCGGCGCTCGTCCGCGACTCCCCCCGCTGGTCGGCGGTCGAGGCGGACCGGGAGGCGCTCCGCGAGTGGGTCGAGGCGTACCTGACGGACCTCGAAGCGGGTCGGGGGAAAAAGCGGTACACCGGGACCGTGCGGAACAACATCTACGCCTGGTGGATCCTCGCTCGGGCGACCGCGGCGGCGTACCTCGACGACCGCGACGCGCTGTCGCGCGCGTTCGACGACTGGCGCGAGCGCGCCCTCGACCAGATCGAGCCGAACGGCCTCCTGAAACACGAGCGACAGCGGGTAGACGGGCTGGAGTACTCGGTGTACGGCCTGAAGGCGCTGACGCTCACCGCGGAGATCGCGCGCCACTACGGCGTCGACCTCTACGGCCACCGGCTCCCGGGCGACGACGCGAGCGCGCTCCTGCGGGCCTTCGAGGGGCACCGCGAGTACGTCGTCGACGCGGGCGACTGGGAGTGGGGGACCGGCGAGAACGGCTACACCGAGGCGGACCGGACGGCGGCGGGGTCGGTGTACGAACTCGCGCACTCGCGGTGGGACCGCCCCGCGTTCCGGCGCGTCGTCGAGTCGATCGGGCGACCGCTGTACGAGCGCCGGGTCCTCGGCTGGACGACGCTGACGCACGCGAATCGCACCGAGCTCGACCTCGGCTGACGCCCGGCGTCGCGGCCGGTTCCTCTCCGACCGACGCCCGGCGTCCCGGCCGGTCCGGCCGACCGCTATCGACCGTTTATCGGAGTATGCCGGGCATAACAAACCGGATCCCCCGCCAACCGGGACACAATGATTCGGATCGAACCGCGTCGGCGGAGGCGGTTCCGGTGACCGACGGCGACGGCCGCGCGTTCGTCCTCGGACTCGACGGCGTCCCGTGGCCGCTCGTCGAGCCCTGGATCGAGGGGGGAGAGCTCCCCGCGTTCGCCCGGCTGGTCGCGGAGGGGGCCTCCGGACCGCTCCGCAGCACGACGCCGGCGAACACGCCGGTCGCGTGGCCCTCCATCGCGACCGGCACTTGGCCCGACCGGCACGGCCTGTACGAGTTCATGCGGCTCGACGCCGACCACAGCCAGCGTCCGTACAACCGCGAGGACCTCCGGCAACCCCCGCTGTGGGAGCTGCTCTCCCCCGCGGTCGTCGCGAACGTGCCGATGACGTACCCGGCCGGCGGCGTCGGTGACGACGGGGCGATGGTCGCCGGGATGATGACGCCGTCGACCGACGCGGACGGGTTCACCGACCCGCCCGAACTGGGCGCGGAGATCCGCGACCGGATCCCCGACTACCGGGTCGGGCTCAAGTGGCACGAGTACAGCGAGGACCGCCGCGAGGAGTTCCGAGAGGACTTCGCGGCGCTGTTCGCGGCGCGTCGCGAGCTGTTAGCGTCGCTCATGGAGCGGGAGGCGTGGCGGCTGTTCTTCTTCACGTTCACGGCGCCGGACCGGCTCCAACACCTGATCTGGGACGATGACGTCATCCTCGACCACTACCGCGAGCTGGACGCCGTCCTCGCGGAGGTGATGGCGTACTGCGACCGGCTGGACGCGACGCTGTACGTCGTCTCCGACCACGGCTTCGGTCCCGTCTCCCGGATCGTCAACGTCAACCGGGCGCTGGCGGACGCCGGACTGCTGACGCCGAAGACGTCGACCGGCGTCCGGGCCGCGCTCTCCCGGGCCGGGGTGACGAAGTCGCGCGTCCTGCGCGGCTTAGCGCGGATCGGCGTCGACGACGAGACGCTCGTCGAGCGGCTCCCGGCGTCGGTCGTCGACAGCGTCGCCCGCGCGGTCCCCGGCGACCACGCCCTCTACGACGTGGACCCCGCGGAGACGCGGGCGTTCCTCCACGGGCTGGGCAGCGTGTACGTCAACGACACCGCTCGGTTCGACGACGGCGCCGTCGACCCCGCGGACGCGGACCGGGTCAAAGCCGAGGTGATCGACGCGCTCTCGGCGCTGACGGACCCCGAAACCGGTGAGCCGGTGCTGTCGGTACACGACGGCGACGAGCTGAATCCGGAGGACGAGTTCGCCCCCGACGTGGTCGTCGAGGGCGCCCCGGGGTACCACGTCAAGCCCGGGCTGGCGGACGACGCGGTCGTCGACGCCGACGGCATCGCCGGCTACCACCGGCCGGAGGGGGTGTTCTTCGCCCGCGGCCCCCCGATAGCGCCCGGGACCGCGGTCGAGGACGCCTCGGTCGTGGACGTGGCGCCGACGCTGCTCCACGCGCTGGGCGAGTCGGTCCCCGCGGCCGCGCATGGCCGGGTGTTGACCGAGGCGTTCGAGCCGGGGTCGCCGCCCGCGACCCGGGACGTGTCCAGGCGGGACCGCGGCGCGTCGGACGCGGCGACCGACGGACCGGGACGCGACGAGGCGGTCGAGGAGCGGCTCCGGGGACTCGGGTACCTATGAACCGCGAGTCGGACGGCTCCGAGAGCGCCCGCGGCAGGCGCTCCTATCTCGCGGCCCTCGGGGCCGCCGCGTCGCTGACCGGCTGTCTCGGCGGCGGCTCCACGGAACCGACGGGCGACTCCGCCGACCCGGGCGCCGACGAGAACGGAAACGGGACGGACGGCGACGGGTCGGCGATCGAGTTCGACGAGGACCGGCTCGAGAGCCGCCACGGCATCGAGTTCGACCGGGTCCGCCACGCGGTCGACGACCTCGGGCTGGACCCGTCGGGGGAGGTCGCCGCGGAGGAGGACGTCGAGTCGGCGCTGTCGGAGGCCGGGACGCTGCTGGCGTTTCCGGAGGGAAGCTATCGGTTCGGCGGCACCGTCTCCCTCGACGCCGAGCGGGTCGGGGTGCTCGGACTTGGCGGCGTCGCGTTCGAGCCCGACTTCGGGTTCGACGGCCTGCTGTTCGACGGGCAGGGCGAGACCCTCGACGAGGTGCTCGTCGAGAACGTCGACGTCGATATCCGCGCGCCGGCCACGACGGCCGGGATCCGGATCAACTGCCGGAGCCGGTTCCACGTCGAGGGCGTCGAGTTCCTCGGCCGCGGGACGAACGGCTCTCCCGGCGGGACGACGAGCGCGTTCCTCCTCGCGATCCGCGACGAGGACGGCCGCGGCGTCCTGCGTGACGCGGTGGCGAAGAAGGGGTCGCGGATCGACGGCTACGAGGGCGGGAACGGCCGGATCGGCGTGTGGGTCGGCTGGTCGAACAAGGGGACGGTCCGAATCGAGGGGTGCGACTTCCGCGAGTTCGGCAACAACGGCGTCTACGGCTCTCGGACCCCCGGAAACGTCGAGATCGTCGACTGCTACTTCCTCAACAACAACGTCTGCGGCCCGCGTATCGGCGGCGCGGGAAGCTACGTCGAGAACTGCACGGTCGAGATAGACGTCGACAGGTACACCGGCGGGGCGATCGATACGACCACGGAGTTCAACACCCGCGCGATAGTCGTCGAGCAGGGCGTTCAGCGGCGGGGCGCCCCCGCGCTCCCCGCGGGGGCGGAGATCCGCGGCTGCACGCTCCGCGCGCTCCGGTCGCCGCGCGCGCAGTCGGTGATAGAGCAGTCGCCGGTGGCGCGCAGCCTCGTCGTCCGCGACACGGCGATCCGGTGCGACGTCGACGGGACGCCGGCGGTGCGCCGCGGGCCGGTGGGGTCGCTGTCCTACCGGCCGGACCGACGGCGGCCGCCGCGCCCGCACTGGACCCGCCTGCGGAACGTCGCGATCGACGGGAGCGCGGCCGGCGGCGCCGCGGTCGACCTCCGCTCGGCGCCCGGGTCGCGGGTGACGGACTGCGAGGTCACCTGCCGCGGCGCGGACCGTGACGGGGTCTACCTCGACCGGTCCCCACGGAGCGAGGTGACCGGGGGGACGATCCGAACGGACGGCCACCCGATCGTCGTCGCCGTCGACCCGGCGGCCTCGGCCGACGCCCTGCTGTGTCTCGGCGTCGAGACCGCCTTGGAACGGACCGGGGACGACGACGGCGGGATCGAACTCACCGCGGACCCGCCCCTGCTTCGGACCCTCGATCAGAGCGCCGGGTCAGACGGCGTCTGTCTCGGCCTCGGTCCCGGCGCGCCGACGCTCCCCGTCGTCGGGTCCCCCTCCGACTCGCTCCGGTTCAGCATCGACGCGCTGGAGGACGGGACCCCGCTCGGCCGCGTCCTCGACCGACCGTGACGGAGACCCGATCGCGGCCGCCGATAGGGGGAACGCAGGGACCGCCACTTCTCGAACCGATCGACGGCGGGTTTCACCCGGTAGGAACTGCTTAATCGCCGGTACGACGCGTTTGACGGGTCGGTCCGAGTCGTGTCATTCGGTAGGCGTTTCCTACCGCCGGATGAACCGTGTTGTTAGGACCCAGGTAACAGCTGGTAACCAATCGGAACCATGCGCCCCTCATCCGGCCAGTTACTGGCGAAAACGAATATGATGGTAACCTCGGAATACCCGAGTATGTCCAAAGAACGGGCACCCGACGACAGCACAGTAGGAGAGGATTATAGGCGAGAAGCCGGAGTAGGGTCCGACTACGAGGACGGTGAGGCGGAAGAAGCGGACGAGAACGACGCGGCGGTCCGAGACGACGGGGACGACGCGGCGAGGCCGGCCGACGCCCGAGACGGGCGGCTGCTCGACCGGCGCGGCTACCTGAAGATGGCCGGCGTCGCCGCGGCCGCGGTCGCCGCCGGCTCGACCGGCGCCGCCGGCGCCGAGGGGACGACGCGCCACGGGATCGAGTTCGATCGCGTGCTCGACGCGGTCGACGACCTGGGGATGGACCCGTCCGGAAACAGCGCGGTGAACGCCCGCCTCGAACACGCGCTCACGGAGGGGACGCTGGTGCGGTTCCCCGAGGGGGAGTACCTGTTCGACGGGGAGTTCGAGATAGACGCCGACCGCGTCGGCGTCCTCGGGGAGGGTGACGTGCGGTTCGTCCCCCGGACGGGCCACACGGGGTTCCTCTTCAACTACGACCCGGTGCCGGACGACGTGCTCATCGAGGGCGTCGACGTCGACATGCGCGCCGACGACACGACGACCGGGATCCGACTGCGGTGCCGGAACCGGTTTCACATCGAGGACGTGGAGTTCCTCGGTCGCGGACTGATCGACAACTCCGGACAGGTCAGCGCCTTCCTGCTCGGGATCACGAGCGAGGACGGCCGCGGCGTCCTGCGTGACGCGGTGGCCAAGAAGGGGTCCCGCGTCGACGGCTACGCGAGGGGGAACGGCCGGATCGGCGTGTGGGTCGGCTGGTCGAACAAGGGGACCGTCCGCATCGAGGGGTGTGACTTCCGCGAGTTCGGCAACAACGGCACCTACTCCTCCCGGACGCCCGGGCAGGTGGAGATCGTCGACTGCTACTTCCTCAACAACAACGCCGCGAACGTGCGCATCGGCGGCGAGGGGAGCTACATAGAGAACTGTACGGTCGAGATCGACTTCGAGAAGTACACCGGACCGGAGCTCGGCGACATCTCGACCGGCTTCGGGATGCGCGGGGTCCAGATCGAGCAGGGCGTTCAGCTCGAAGGGGCCGAGTCGATCCCGGCGGGCGCGGTGGTCCGCGACTGCGAACTGGTGGGGAAGAACGCGCCGAACGGGATCGCCATGCTCAACCTCTCGCCGCAGGGGCGGAGCCTCACCGTCGAGAACACCCGCGTCCGGGTCGACATCGACCGGATGTGGGCGGTCCGCCGCGGTCGACCCGGCACGATCTCCTGGCGCGAGTGGCAGCAGACGGCGCCGAAGCCGCACTGGATCCGGATGGAGAACGTCAGCGTCACCGGGTCGGCGTCCGGCCGGGAAGCGATCAAGCTCGTCGAGGCCGACGACTCGGTCGTCCGGAACTGCTGTATCCATCAGCCGGGGTCGAACCGCGACGGCGTCAAGTTCGAGGACGCGAGCGGCGGCGTCGTCGAGGACTCGACGATCGACGTGACCGGCAAGGAGATCACCTTGGAGAACTCGACGGCGACGAGCTCGTCGATAACCCGGGAGGGGTCGTGTCCGTTCCCGGACCCCGAGCCGGCGTCGACGGACGGCTCCGACGAGACGGACGACGCCGACCCGACCCGACCCGACGGCAGTCAGGAGCTGGTGATCGACGGCGGCCACACCGCCGACCGGATCAGCTACACGTTCGCGGTGGACGGGAGCGTCGCCCCCGGCCCGCGAGCGAACGCGAGCGACACGATAGACGGGACGACCGTCTCCGGACACGTCGAGGGCGGGGTCGACTCCTTCTGGGTGAGCGGCGAGTTCACCGACTTCGAGGTCGACGGCGACGCCGAGGTCCGGCTGGCCGGCGAGGCGGTCGACCCCGCGGACCTGGTCGTCTCGGAGACGGACGACGGGACCGACGACGGCGGTTCGACGGACGAGACGGAGCTGGTGATCGACGGCGGCCACACCGCCGACCGGATCAGCTACGCGTTCGCGGTGGACGGGAGCGTCGCTCCCGGTGACCGCGCCAACCCGGACGACACGATAGACGGGACGACCGTCACCGGGCAGGTGGAGGGCGGGATCGACTCGTTCCTCGTGACGGGCGAGTTCACCGACTTCGAGGTCGACGGCGACGCCGAGATCCGGCTGGCCGGCGAGGCGGTCGACCCCGCGGACCTGGTCGTCTCGGAGACGGGCGACGGGACCGACGACGGTTCCTCGACCGAAAGCGAGACGCTCGTGATCGACGGGAGCGGCACCTACGACCGCGTGAGCTACGCGTTCGAGGTGGACGGGAGCGTCGCGCCCGGCGACCGCGCGAACCCGGGCGACACGATAGACGGGACGACCGTCACCGGACACGTCGAGGGCGGGATCGACTCCTTCGAGGTCGCGGGGGAGTTCACCGCGTTCGATATCGACGCCGACGTGCCGGTCCGACTGGGCGGCGAGACCGTCGATCCCGACGACCTCGTCGTGACGACGCGCACCGTCGCGGTCGACGGGAGCCACACGAGCGAGCGCCTCGCGTACACGTTCGGGACGGACGGGACCGTCGCGCCCGCCGGCGACGTGACCGACGACGCGATCGACGGGTCGACCGCCGCCGGCAGCGTCGCGGGCGGCGTCGACGCCTACGAGGTCACGGGCGCGTTCACGAACTTCCAGGTCGACGGCGACCTGGCCGTGCGGGTCGACGGCGAGCCCGTTGAGCCCGAGGCGCTCGGGACCGAACACGAACTGCCGCACGAGCTGGTGGTCGTCGGTGACGGCGCCGAGGCGAGCTACCTCGTCGAGACGACCGGCTCGGTCGCGAAGCGCGACGGCGGGTGGGGCGCGGAGGAGTCCGACGCCGCGGCCGACGGGGTCGCCAGCGGTACGGTCGCGGACGACCGCGACACGTTCGGCTTCTCCGGGGACGTCACCCGGCTCCGGCTGGACGGCGACGCGTCGCTCAGCTTCCGGAGGTAGACGGATGGAACCACAGCGGCGCGGTCCGCCGGTCGGTCGGCGTCGCGGGCGGTCCGCCGGGAGGCCCGGCGGGGCGTCGGACCGCCGACGGGGGGACCCGTGACCTGGAGTTCGCTCGAGGGCGAGTGGGAAGACCAGCCCGACGACCCGGCCGGGGACGACCTCGGCTACGACCTCGACGAGTGGGAGCGGATCCGGGCGACGGGCGTCGACTCGGAGAAGTACCTCTACCTCCCGGGCGACGAGGAGCTGCTCCGCGAGGAGGCGTTCCTCGTGGTCTCGCCGGAGGCCGTCGCTGACCTGGTCGACAACAGGTAGGGCGCGTCCGCGGCCGCCCGGGGGGAACCCGGAACCGAGCGGCCGAAACGGCCGAAACGGGTAAGCCCCTGACGCTCGAACACCGACGAGATGGAAGAGCCTGCCGACTCGGCGAGGAAGGCCGCGGAGTACCGACACGACGACGGGTCCGCGGAGATCGTGTTCGCGACCGACGACGGTCGGGTCCTCACCGTCCGCGAGTACCCGGACGAGGCGGCGTTCGAGGCGGCCACGGCGGACGCCGAGTACGTCGGGCGACACGAGGGGGTCTCGAACCTCCCCGGCGTCGAGGCGTTCCGCGACGCCGACGAGTCGTAAGGAGACGCTGGTTCCGGAGGGTCCCGTTCGGCGCGGTCGGCGGCCCCTCGGCTCCGTTTGAACTCGGATCTTCGGGCGCTCTCGTCGCGACACACCGGTCTCGGCGGAGCGCGCATTGCCCGGTCGGTTCGGGCTGCGCGTACGGGCGTTCCGACGGCCGCGCGAGGCGCGCGACGCGGAGGGCGGCACCACGAATTATAACGTCTGAAACGCAACAGAAAATATGGGGCCGAAAGACATCGTTGCGGTCGGTGTTACGATTGTTCTCGCCTCCCTGCTTTTGACCCTGTTAACCAGCATTTGGATCGTTCCGATAGGGCTGTTCATATCGCTCGTCGGGGCCCTGCTGTATCTGCTTAAGAGACACCACGAGCGACGAATGGACTCTGAGCGAAGGCGGGCCGGGTGACGCGGCGTCAGTCGGTACGGGTCGGGAGTAACGGAGATCCCTCACGAGTCGCTGACTTCGTCGGCATAAATCTGTGTCGGCCGAAGAGCGACCGGCTTAGAACTCCTCGTTGAGTCGGACCTCATCGTCGGTCACCGTGTGGATGCGGTTCTCTTGGAGCGGATAGTCGTCGCCGTCGGCGTCCGACCAGCCGAGCTTCGAGAGGACGGTGTCCGCGAGGCTCGGGTCCGCGTCCACGTACGCCGTTCCGGACCTGACCTCCGCGATCATCCCGATCTGTTCGCCGTTCGAGTCGACCACCGCTTTCCCCTCGTCGTCGTCGGTTATGTAGTCTCGCTCCATTTCGTTTCACGCTCACTCAGTCGCGAACATTGTTATAGAGGGCATATGCGAGATCCCGCAGCGGTAGGCCCGCACCGACCGGGGGGCACGCGGCGTCGAGCGCGCGGGAACCGGGACGCGGGCGTCGAGCGCGCCGTCCGTCGAGAGGCTCGATTACGGCTCCGACTCGCGCGTCTGGGGCCCTACTCTGACCCCGCGGAGGCGCCCGTCTCCGTGGGCGACGCGACCTCCAGCAGTTGCCCGTAGGCCTTCGCGAGCGACGCGACGTAGCTCACGACGAGGAAGGCGAGCTTCTTGCGCGCGGGGAGGTCGTCCCACCCGCGGACCGAGCGCTCCATGAAGCTCGGCCGCGGGGGGAGGAACGCGGCGGGGTTGAGCGCGGCGAGGAGCGGCGACCCGTAGCGGTCGGGGTAGTACCGCCGGAGCTGGGTCTTCCCGCGCCCGACGCGCTTGGACTTCCGGAGGAGCGCGCCGAGCGTCGTCCGCGTCGGGTGGTACATGACGACGTCCGCGGCGTATTCGAGAGACCGACCGCTCGCCGCGACGCGGTTCCCGAACTCCATGTCCCCGCCCGACCGGAGGCGCGGGTCGAACCCGCCGACCTCCGCGAGGAGCGACCGTCGGACCACCAGCGAACAGGTGGGCGCGAACGAGAGCTCGTCGACGAACCGCTCGACGTGGAGGTCGTTGCGGCGGTTGTACTCGGCGGCCAGCCCCTCGCCGCCGGCCGTGAACAGTTGGACGTCGCAGCCGACGTACTCGGCGTCCGTCCGCGACATTCGCCGCGCCACGCGCTCGACCCAGCCGGGGTCGACGACCATGTCGGCGTCGACGAAGGCGATCACCTCTCCCGTCGTCGCGGCAATGCCCGCGTTGCGCGCGGCGTATGAGCCCTGTACCTCGTCCTCGACGAGCAACTGGAGGCCGTCGAACGCCCCGAGGGACTCGCGGACGACGTCGCGCGTCTCGTCGGTCGACCCGTTGTCGACGACGATCACCTCGTACCGGGCCGCGGGGAACGACTGCCTGCGAAGCGAGTCGAGCGTCGCCTCGATCCCCGCCGGGTCGTTGTACACGGGGATCACGACCGAGACGAACGGGAGCCCCTCGTCGCCCGCGGCGGCGGTGTTCCCCGCGTCGGCGGCGTCGGTAGCGTCCGCGTCGTCGGGGAGGGGATCGGGGGTCGACGTGGTCTGTTGGGGAGTCACACCGGAGGCGTCCGCGACGACGCACATTGTTATAGGAGCCGTACCGCCGGGTCGGGCGCGCGATCGAGACGCTCGGTCCGGCGCGCTCGTCGCCGCGCCGCCCGGCCCGGCGCCCCGAACGGGTAGGCGGTCTATACTCTTTGGGCGGTGGCGGCGTTGTCCGCCCGGAATGGTCTACGACGTCGCGGTCATCGGCACGGGTCCCGACCCCTCCGACCCCGGTCGAGACGGCTACGCGATGGGGTATCGCCACGGGCGCGCCTACGCGGACAACGCCGACTGCGAACTGGTCGCGTGCGCGGACATCGTCCCCGAGAACGGCGCGGCGTTCGCGGAGGCGTTCGACCTCGGGGCGGACGCCGCCTACGAGGACTACGAGGAGCTGCTCGCGGCGGTCGAGCCGGACCTCGTGAGCGTCTGCGTCCCGCCGGGGATCCACGCCGACATCGTCGTCGGCTGCGCCGAGAGCGGCCGCGTCGAGGCGATCCACTGCGAGAAGCCGATGGCGGACACCTGGGGCGACTGTCGGGAGATGGTCCGGGCGTGCGACCGCGCCGACGTCCAACTGACGATCAACCACCAGCGCCGGTTCGGCGCGCCGTTCCGGAAGGCCAAGCGGCTGATCGCGAACGGCGAGGTCGGGACCCTGCGGCGGCTGGAGTTCGCGGACGAGACGCTGTTCGACGCCGGGGTCCACCAGGTCGATCTCTGTCAGTTCTTGACCGACGGGACCGACGTGGACTGGGTCGCGGCGCAGGTCGACTACCGGGAGGAGAACGTCTGGTTCGGGACGCCGAACGCCACGCAGGCGCTCGTCCAGTGGCGCTACGACGACGGGACGTTCGGCCTCGCGACGACCGGCGACTCCAGCCCTCCGGGGGCGTGTTACCTCCGGGTCGTCGGCGCCGACGGCGTCGTCGAACTCGGCGTCGACGACGGTCCCACGCTCCGGTACCGGACGGACGGCGGGGCGTGGACGGCGGTCGACACGGACGGGGAGAACCTCCACGGCCGCGACTCGCCGGGGTACCTCGGCGCCGCGGTGGGGAAGATCCGGTCGCGGCTCCCGCTCGTGTCGACCGCGGACCGGACGGCGCCGATCTTCATCGAGCGGGCGATAGCCGACGCGGTCGACGGACTGAAGCGGGACGTGGAGCCGGAGCTCTCCGGGCGGAACGCGCTCCGGGCGACCGAGGTGATCTTCGCCGCTTGGGAGTCGGCGCGGCGCGGCGGGCGGGTCGACCTCCCGCTCGAAGTTGAGGACAACCCGCTCGCCGCCATGATCGACTCCGGGCGGTTGGGGCCCGGGGCGAGCGAGTCGGGGGACGCGGAGGGCGCCGCGGCCGAGCGCGGATCGACCGCCGCCGACGGGGGCGACGGCGTCGACGGGAACGGCGGCGACGAGGGGAGCGACGAAGACGAGGGCAGCGACGCCGACGAGCGCGGCGGCCCGTCGGAGTCGGACCGGTGACGCGTCGCTGATGGACCGGACCCACTCGGCGCGGACGACCGAGCGCGGGGTCGCCGGCGCGCGGAGCGAGCCGCTCGGGCTCGGCGCCGAGGCGCGGATCGGCGGGGTCCGCGACGGGCGGCTCTACTGGACGCGCGGCCGGACGGTCGGCGTCTGGACCCCCTCCGGGGGACGCGTCGCGCTCGGGACGCTCCCGACGCCCGGCGACGGCGACCCCGACGTCGCCTTCCGCCTTCGACACGGCCGGTTCGCGAAGGGCCTGTTGCGCCCGGTCGTCGGCTCGTGGACGACGACGAACCTGTGGCCGCTGCGCGGCGGGACCCTGCTCGCGACGGTCGGCCGTCGGGTGTTCCGCTCCGGCGACCGCGGGCGGTCGTGGGCGCCGGTCCACCGGCTCCCCGACTCCTCCGGGCCGATGGGCGTCCTCCCCACGTCGGTCTGTCTCCACGGCGGCGACGTCTACTTGGCCGAGTACACGCTCGGGGACGACCCCGCGCGGATCCTCCGGAGCGGGGACGACGGTCGGAGCTTCGAGACCCACGTCGAGACGACCGCCGTCCGTCACTTCCACGGCGTCTTCGACGACCCGTTTCGGGACGACCTGTGGGCGACGTCCGGCGACGCCGACGACGAGAGCGCCGTCGGTCGCGTCGACGACGGCGAGTTCGTCCGCGCCGGGAGCGGGAGCCAGCGCTGGCGGGCGGTCGGGCTGGCGTTCGCGCCGACGGCCGTGCTGTGGGGGATGGACTGCTCGTACGCGGAGCGCGTGGAACTCCTGCGGCTGCGACGCGACGGCCCGGCGGAGCCGACGACGGTCGGGGACACCGACGCGTCGGCGTATTACACCGCGACGCTGCCGGTCGACGGCGAGCTCTGGGTCGCGGTCGCCACCGCGGCGGAGGTCGGTGCGGACAGCACCGCGCCCGACGGCCAGGGCAACCGCAGCGGCGACGCCGCGCGGGTGTTGGTGACCTCCTCCGCGTCGTCGTACGAGACGTGGTACGAGCTGGCGGCGTTCCCCCGCCGCCGGCCGCTCGGCGCGCACCTCCCGGGCATTCCGACCGCGAGCGCGTACGTGTTCCTCGCCGCCGACGAGGAGCTGGGACTGTTCGTCAACCCCTTCAACGCGCGGAGCGACGGCGGCTCCGTGATCCGCGTCCCACCGGAGGCGCTGTCGCGGGTCGCCGAGGAGACGCCTGCCATCGGCGCGCGCGACGACGAGTGACCCGCCGCAGTACGGGTGCTCCGCCGACCGGAAACTACTCGAACTGGTCGTCGTACTGGTC
The sequence above is a segment of the Halorubrum sp. 2020YC2 genome. Coding sequences within it:
- a CDS encoding glycosyltransferase produces the protein MTPQQTTSTPDPLPDDADATDAADAGNTAAAGDEGLPFVSVVIPVYNDPAGIEATLDSLRRQSFPAARYEVIVVDNGSTDETRDVVRESLGAFDGLQLLVEDEVQGSYAARNAGIAATTGEVIAFVDADMVVDPGWVERVARRMSRTDAEYVGCDVQLFTAGGEGLAAEYNRRNDLHVERFVDELSFAPTCSLVVRRSLLAEVGGFDPRLRSGGDMEFGNRVAASGRSLEYAADVVMYHPTRTTLGALLRKSKRVGRGKTQLRRYYPDRYGSPLLAALNPAAFLPPRPSFMERSVRGWDDLPARKKLAFLVVSYVASLAKAYGQLLEVASPTETGASAGSE
- a CDS encoding alkaline phosphatase family protein; protein product: MTDGDGRAFVLGLDGVPWPLVEPWIEGGELPAFARLVAEGASGPLRSTTPANTPVAWPSIATGTWPDRHGLYEFMRLDADHSQRPYNREDLRQPPLWELLSPAVVANVPMTYPAGGVGDDGAMVAGMMTPSTDADGFTDPPELGAEIRDRIPDYRVGLKWHEYSEDRREEFREDFAALFAARRELLASLMEREAWRLFFFTFTAPDRLQHLIWDDDVILDHYRELDAVLAEVMAYCDRLDATLYVVSDHGFGPVSRIVNVNRALADAGLLTPKTSTGVRAALSRAGVTKSRVLRGLARIGVDDETLVERLPASVVDSVARAVPGDHALYDVDPAETRAFLHGLGSVYVNDTARFDDGAVDPADADRVKAEVIDALSALTDPETGEPVLSVHDGDELNPEDEFAPDVVVEGAPGYHVKPGLADDAVVDADGIAGYHRPEGVFFARGPPIAPGTAVEDASVVDVAPTLLHALGESVPAAAHGRVLTEAFEPGSPPATRDVSRRDRGASDAATDGPGRDEAVEERLRGLGYL
- a CDS encoding alginate lyase family protein produces the protein MTDRGADAPPPRRAPRRRDLLRGGAALGVAGVLAGCGDGSEPTDSGAPTETRDDPAVYAGFLDGNEVVAIRDRVDDEEEPWRSGYDAQLRDAERALGATPSSVVDDGAPEGVDEHRFATGEERPDYEAAIETGTRVRDLGMAYVFTSETRYAREAIELLDHWFLAPDTRMYPSGRNFGETYFSIELHVTLPTLLYGAALVRDSPRWSAVEADREALREWVEAYLTDLEAGRGKKRYTGTVRNNIYAWWILARATAAAYLDDRDALSRAFDDWRERALDQIEPNGLLKHERQRVDGLEYSVYGLKALTLTAEIARHYGVDLYGHRLPGDDASALLRAFEGHREYVVDAGDWEWGTGENGYTEADRTAAGSVYELAHSRWDRPAFRRVVESIGRPLYERRVLGWTTLTHANRTELDLG
- a CDS encoding right-handed parallel beta-helix repeat-containing protein yields the protein MSKERAPDDSTVGEDYRREAGVGSDYEDGEAEEADENDAAVRDDGDDAARPADARDGRLLDRRGYLKMAGVAAAAVAAGSTGAAGAEGTTRHGIEFDRVLDAVDDLGMDPSGNSAVNARLEHALTEGTLVRFPEGEYLFDGEFEIDADRVGVLGEGDVRFVPRTGHTGFLFNYDPVPDDVLIEGVDVDMRADDTTTGIRLRCRNRFHIEDVEFLGRGLIDNSGQVSAFLLGITSEDGRGVLRDAVAKKGSRVDGYARGNGRIGVWVGWSNKGTVRIEGCDFREFGNNGTYSSRTPGQVEIVDCYFLNNNAANVRIGGEGSYIENCTVEIDFEKYTGPELGDISTGFGMRGVQIEQGVQLEGAESIPAGAVVRDCELVGKNAPNGIAMLNLSPQGRSLTVENTRVRVDIDRMWAVRRGRPGTISWREWQQTAPKPHWIRMENVSVTGSASGREAIKLVEADDSVVRNCCIHQPGSNRDGVKFEDASGGVVEDSTIDVTGKEITLENSTATSSSITREGSCPFPDPEPASTDGSDETDDADPTRPDGSQELVIDGGHTADRISYTFAVDGSVAPGPRANASDTIDGTTVSGHVEGGVDSFWVSGEFTDFEVDGDAEVRLAGEAVDPADLVVSETDDGTDDGGSTDETELVIDGGHTADRISYAFAVDGSVAPGDRANPDDTIDGTTVTGQVEGGIDSFLVTGEFTDFEVDGDAEIRLAGEAVDPADLVVSETGDGTDDGSSTESETLVIDGSGTYDRVSYAFEVDGSVAPGDRANPGDTIDGTTVTGHVEGGIDSFEVAGEFTAFDIDADVPVRLGGETVDPDDLVVTTRTVAVDGSHTSERLAYTFGTDGTVAPAGDVTDDAIDGSTAAGSVAGGVDAYEVTGAFTNFQVDGDLAVRVDGEPVEPEALGTEHELPHELVVVGDGAEASYLVETTGSVAKRDGGWGAEESDAAADGVASGTVADDRDTFGFSGDVTRLRLDGDASLSFRR
- a CDS encoding PRC-barrel domain containing protein; translation: MERDYITDDDEGKAVVDSNGEQIGMIAEVRSGTAYVDADPSLADTVLSKLGWSDADGDDYPLQENRIHTVTDDEVRLNEEF
- a CDS encoding right-handed parallel beta-helix repeat-containing protein, which gives rise to MNRESDGSESARGRRSYLAALGAAASLTGCLGGGSTEPTGDSADPGADENGNGTDGDGSAIEFDEDRLESRHGIEFDRVRHAVDDLGLDPSGEVAAEEDVESALSEAGTLLAFPEGSYRFGGTVSLDAERVGVLGLGGVAFEPDFGFDGLLFDGQGETLDEVLVENVDVDIRAPATTAGIRINCRSRFHVEGVEFLGRGTNGSPGGTTSAFLLAIRDEDGRGVLRDAVAKKGSRIDGYEGGNGRIGVWVGWSNKGTVRIEGCDFREFGNNGVYGSRTPGNVEIVDCYFLNNNVCGPRIGGAGSYVENCTVEIDVDRYTGGAIDTTTEFNTRAIVVEQGVQRRGAPALPAGAEIRGCTLRALRSPRAQSVIEQSPVARSLVVRDTAIRCDVDGTPAVRRGPVGSLSYRPDRRRPPRPHWTRLRNVAIDGSAAGGAAVDLRSAPGSRVTDCEVTCRGADRDGVYLDRSPRSEVTGGTIRTDGHPIVVAVDPAASADALLCLGVETALERTGDDDGGIELTADPPLLRTLDQSAGSDGVCLGLGPGAPTLPVVGSPSDSLRFSIDALEDGTPLGRVLDRP